A single window of Rhodamnia argentea isolate NSW1041297 chromosome 5, ASM2092103v1, whole genome shotgun sequence DNA harbors:
- the LOC125315305 gene encoding uncharacterized protein LOC125315305 produces MSMDSVVSIGWDVLKWVVVPVKRQFGYVISSKTYAQDLQKEAGKLAYEAERIQNAVEVARNNLRIVYSQVTEWQESAEKTLKEAGEMLGEFEKASKSCCYGTLPDPSCRYQFSRKAKDKIELLQRLDRECSEFRDISFIDPAPGNVTAPTLARREGKDVVHSTTVTASAPSARDDGIFESRASVICKIMAALADNTNSVVGVYGMGGVGKSTLLEEVESRIREERSFDWVAKADVSENPDIKRIQGEIAHGLGLSDIKKEENVSLRAKLLRERLEDEERTKQENDEERKKKKKKKVLIILDNLWEPLDLKSVGIPCGHDNKVIGCQLLLTSRYRDVLQAEMGCDDPLLLEELQEEEARRLFESYVRDKVRDEEFKPLVEEALQKCAGLPFLIVQMAKLLKHANLSGWKNVLKQLKLSKNEGIGEKANKMLQLSYDHLKGEDVKSLLRLCVVCGVSKPSLENLVRYGVGLGLFREDKSMEEARESLASSIRTLQDSSLLLEDRDVHGFKIHDLVREFVASVASRDNPFLVLKEKDRLITEWSKDKLKSCRATCFPYVDMEELPEEIDCPEMQMFLLLTNNKPLDVPDSYFNSMRKLMVLNLTGIHLIHSPLSFQLLENLHTLCPDDCSVEDVASLGNLKGLQILSFANSKIHRLPKEIGQLVELRLLDLNHCSRLQVIEPGVLGSLIKLEELYVENSFDQWNAMEQTPPSNACLIELNNMKNLYSLHVSIPDPNVLPKDLNLQKLTKYGIQIGSTWHSSSEYKTSTALKLKLNPANDILHKRCVRTILDKTDDLYLDGLNKPKSICELSLEGFPKLKHLHVENGPSVHYILQWPSSTAFKRLESLVLEDLINMEKICHSHISSTSFRTLKKVRVKRCFKMEVLFPCSLLRELPQLEDIGVIECDLMREIGEADEGGKVELRNLRALELRDLPGIKNFLSAGGAPLSSSSENQAATQAVFFNGQQVAFPRLEILEIYGMDNIKTIWDNQAAADSFHNVKSLDVWSCNKLVNIVPSCIVGRLWSLESLGVYDCGSLEVVFELQSLNPLDGNPGVRSQLEKLMLYELPQLKCVWDKELHHQVKFQCLHSVTVSNCKSLTSLFPASVATDLIQLEELEISACGITELIKMEEPLSRNVEAIEDPSHELLPSSRYFQHLKTLDVSHCDGLSSMFTPTMAKNLAELTELRIRNCKMLKEVISDDGGKEGYAVTFNQLKHIQLDGLTRLSCFSSSEYTLAFPLLEDVIVSGCPNMQSFSKGPIVAPKLEIIQVETQADPKPQHEVWFWKENLNTTIQNMFEEMATIARVKFMWLSEFPELIGKWHSELNPIKSSWQLERLAVDNCPSFVNAIPSKLMLVLEKMTRLQVCNCESLEEIFDLEGLEPVEITRVLPQLRDLGLVNLPKLRQLWNKDLQGTMRFSSLFSLTLYNCSNLRYAFTPSMARCLANLGAIEIKECGEMEEVIAEEEGQVSVVEKITFPMLYMMTLECLPNLTSFLSGKNHTLDCPCLIELTIAHCPKMRSLGWHSCMEIDHGTPSLFTPQVQFPQLESIVLSHMDKLSKIWTCGPQGTFTFKYLQKVKARNCKNLEILFSHWVATSLTQLEELRVESCGLEEIISTASGDDSPHSIAAQFLFPVLTSTVLHDMPQLKSFCPNLLTLNWPFLKELRVTHCEKMNMLSFPARKNHHEQPEQLCSPVSATASLLLCSLLLGVAVAASRCNRSSAILPRHQQSSHCITRSPNNPAATVNKPRKSGAPNPLFCLLLLLLLFVAHSRCSGHPQPPPLSPSTSLRPPPAVPVVNSAVRRLEQWENSHHSPACPTLFWSRGMPCSVLVVTTRAPSGHREPPPTTSNCLKLSPSPPSHTTSRRSPEEPPQPPSEVPSSLPCFSGVPCFMGQLAGPWPVLTWAAPGSCPAKLAESLDHVPGHGRDSGLSGPAKLAEGLGHVPALWANLAENFGLWAERVGSIARGVSQVCA; encoded by the exons atgTCGATGGATTCTGTTGTTTCCATTGGGTGGGATGTCTTGAAGTGGGTAGTTGTTCCTGTCAAGCGCCAATTCGGATACGTGATCTCCTCCAAGACATACGCCCAGGATCTTCAGAAGGAAGCAGGGAAGCTTGCGTACGAGGCTGAGCGGATCCAGAATGCCGTCGAAGTGGCCAGAAACAATCTTCGGATAGTCTACAGTCAAGTCACCGAGTGGCAAGAAAGTGCAGAGAAGACCTTGAAGGAGGCGGGAGAGATGTTGGGAGAGTTCGAAAAGGCGAGCAAGAGTTGCTGCTACGGGACTCTTCCCGACCCCAGttgtcgctatcagttcagcaggaAGGCCAAGGATAAGATCGAGCTCCTTCAGCGACTCGATCGAGAATGCAGTGAATTCAGGGACATCTCCTTCATCGATCCTGCTCCGGGGAATGTCACTGCTCCGACTCTGGCCAGGAGAGAAGGCAAAGATGTCGTCCACTCGACCACAGTGACAGCCTCCGCTCCTTCTGCCAGGGACGATGGCATCTTCGAATCCAGAGCTTCGGTGATATGTAAAATCATGGCTGCTCTTGCCGATAACACCAACAGCGTGGTCGGGGTTTACGGGATGGGCGGGGTCGGCAAGTCCACTCTTTTGGAAGAGGTTGAAAGCAGAATAAGGGAAGAGAGGTCGTTTGATTGGGTTgctaaggccgacgtgtcggaaaatccagacattaagaggattcaaggagagatcgCGCACGGGTTGGGCCTTAGTGacataaagaaggaagagaatgtcaGCTTGCGAGCGAAGCTTCTGCGGGAgaggttggaagatgaggagaggacgaaacaagaaaatgatgaggagaggaagaagaagaagaagaagaaggtgctcataatactggacaactTGTGGGAGCCGCTGGACTTGAAATCAGTCGGCATTCCTTGCGGTCATGATAACAAAGTCATAGGATGCCAGTTGCTGTTGACGTCGAGATATCGAGATGTCTTGCAAGCGGAAATGGGCTGCGACGACCCCTTACTTCTTGAGGAGctgcaggaggaggaggcaagAAGATTGTTTGAGAGTTATGTCCGAGACAAAGTTCGCGATGAAGAGTTCAAACCCTTGGTGGAGGAAGCACTCCAAAAAtgtgcaggtttgcctttcctaattgtCCAAATGGCCAAACTTCTTAAACACGCTAATTTATCCGGATGGAAGAATGTTTTAAAACAACTCAAGCTATCTAAAAACGAGGGAATTGGTGAGAAAGCAAATAAGATGTTGCAATTGAGTTACGACCATTTAAAAGGCGAGGATGTGAAGTCACTGTTACGGCTCTGTGTTGTGTGTGGCGTCTCTAAGCCATCTCTTGAAAATTTGGTGAGATATGGCGTGGGTTTGGGGTTATTTCGAGAAGACAAGAGCATGGAAGAAGCTAGAGAAAGTTTGGCATCATCCATCCGCACTCTTCAAGACTCCTCCCTCTTGTTAGAGGATAGAGATGTTCATGGTTTCAAAATACATGACTTGGTTCGTGAGTTTGTTGCCTCGGTTGCTTCCAGAGATAACCCTTTTCTTGTGTTGAAAGAGAAAGATAGGTTGATAACAGAGTGGTCgaaggacaagctcaaaagttgTAGGGCAACATGCTTTCCCTACGTTGACATGGAGGAGCTTCCTGAAGAAATAGATTGCCCCGAAATGCAGATGTTTTTGTTGTTGACGAACAATAAACCTCTTGATGTTCCGGATTCATATTTCAATTCTATGAGGAAACTCATGGTCCTAAATCTCACGGGGATACATCTCATTCATTCGCCATTGTCGTTTCAACTCTTGGAGAACTTACACACTTTATGTCCGGATGACTGTTCAGTAGAGGATGTAGCCAGTCTTGGCAACCTAAAAGGGCTACAAATTCTCAGCTTTGCGAACTCCAAAATTCATCGATTGCCGAAAGAAATCGGGCAATTGGTAGAGCTGAGGCTATTAGACTTGAACCATTGCTCGAGGCTTCAGGTAATCGAACCAGGTGTGCTAGGAagcttgatcaaattggaggagttATATGTGGAGAATAgctttgatcaatggaatgCCATGGAGCAAACTCCACCAAGTAATGCCTGCCTTATTGAGTTGAATAACATGAAGAATCTCTACTCTCTACACGTATCAATTCCTGATCCGAATGTCTTGCCCAAGGATTTAAACCTACAAAAATTAACCAAATACGGAATCCAGATAGGCAGTACATGGCACTCGTCAAGCGAGTACAAAACATCAACGGCATtgaagctcaagttgaatccagCGAATGATATTCTCCACAAACGATGTGTACGAACTATCTTGGACAAAACTGATGATCTGTATTTGGATGGATTGAACAAACCTAAAAGTATTTGCGAGTTATCCCTAGAAGGTTTTCCAAAATTGAAGCATCTACATGTCGAGAATGGTCCCTCCGTCCATTACATCCTCCAATGGCCTTCCTCCACTGCTTTTAAGAGGTTGGAGTCATTAGTTCTCGAAGATCTAATCAACATGGAGAAGATATGCCACAGCCATATCTCGTCCACGTCCTTCCGTACATTGAAAAAAGTACGAGTCAAGCGTTGTTTCAAAatggaagttttgtttccttgttCATTACtgagagaacttccacagcTTGAAGATATCGGAGTTATCGAGTGCGACTTGATGCGGGAGATTGGAGAAGCTGATGAAGGTGGCAAAGTTGAGTTGCGTAATTTGCGTGCATTGGAGTTGCGTGACTTGCCAGGTATAAAAAACTTTTTATCCGCCGGGGGTGCTCCTTTGAGTAGTTCATCAGAAAACCAAGCTGCCACTCAAGCTGTATTTTTCAACgggcaacag GTTGCGTTTCCTCGCTTGGAGATATTAGAGATCTATGGCATGGATAATATCAAAACGATATGGGACAATCAAGCTGCTGCGGATTCTTTCCACAATGTAAAATCACTTGATGTGTGGTCATGCAATAAGCTAGTGAACATTGTTCCTTCTTGCATTGTTGGACGGCTTTGGAGCCTGGAAAGTTTGGGTGTATATGATTGTGGTTcacttgaagttgtttttgaacTTCAGTCACTGAATCCTCTAGATGGGAATCCTGGTGTTCGTTCCCAATTAGAAAAACTGATGTTATATGAATTGCCACAGTTGAAGtgtgtatgggataaggaactcCACCATCAAGTCAAATTCCAGTGTCTCCATTCTGTTACTGTTTCCAATTGCAAGAGCCTCACCTCTCTATTTCCAGCCTCAGTAGCGACAGATCTTATCCAACTTGAAGAGTTGGAGATCAGTGCATGTGGCATTACAGAACTCATCAAGATGGAAGAACCA CTGAGCAGAAATGTGGAAGCCATAGAAGACCCAAGTCATGAGCTATTACCCTCGTCAAGATACTTTCAACATCTAAAGACTCTAGATGTGTCACATTGTGATGGTCTATCAAGTATGTTCACACCGACCATGGCTAAAAACTTGGCGGAACTCACAGAGTTGAGGATACGAAATTGTAAAATGTTGAAAGAAGTTATTAGTGACGATGGGGGTAAGGAGGGGTATGCAGTGACTTTCAATCAGTTGAAGCACATACAACTTGATGGGTTGACAAGGTTGAGTTGTTTTAGCTCAAGTGAATACACTTTGGCGTTccctctcttggaagatgtcatagTGAGTGGATGTCCCAACATGCAGTCCTTCTCTAAAGGACCAATAGTTGCGCCAAAGCTGGAGATAATACAAGTAGAAACACAAGCAGATCCAAAGCCTCAACATGAAGTgtggttttggaaggaaaacctcaacaccactatccaaaatatgtttgaagaaatg GCTACGATTGCTAGAGTAAAGTTTATGTGGCTGTCTGAGTTCCCTGAGCTGATTGGAAAGTGGCATAGTGAACTCAATCCCATCAAGTCATCTTGGCAATTAGAAAGACTGGCGGTGGATAATTGTCCATCATTTGTTAACGCTATTCCATCcaaattgatgcttgttttaGAGAAAATGACAAGGTTGCAAGTGTGCAATTGCGAGTCTTTAGAAGAAATATTCGATCTTGAAGGGCTTGAGCCTGTGGAAATCACTCGGGTGCTGCCTCAGCTACGAGATTTGGGCTTGGTCAATCTACCGAAGTTGAGGCAACTATGGAACAAAGATCTTCAAGGAACGATGCGCTTCAGTTCTCTATTTTCTCTGACCCTTTATAATTGCAGCAACTTGAGAtatgctttcactccatcgatggctCGATGCCTTGCAAATCTAGGCGCGATTgaaataaaggagtgtggtGAAATGGAAGAAGTGatcgcagaggaagaagggcaggTAAGCGTGGTGGAGAAGATCACATTCCCGATGCTCTATATGATGACGCTGGAATGCTTGCCCAATTTAACTAGTTTCCTCTCGGGAAAGAATCATACGCTGGACTGTCCTTGCTTAATAGAGTTGACCATTGCCCATTGCCCCAAGATGAGAAGTTTGGGTTGGCATTCTTGTATGGAGATTGATCACGGTACCCCTTCCCTCTTCACTCCACAG gtacaatttcctCAGCTTGAGTCGATAGTTCTCTCCCACATGGacaaattaagcaaaatatggacCTGCGGCCCTCAAGGAACTTTCACTTTTAAATACTTGCAGAAAGTGAAGGCTCGGAACTGTAAGAAccttgaaattttgttttcacattgggtggctacaagtctaacCCAACTTGAGGAACTTCGAGTGGAGTCTTGTGGGCTCGAGGAAATAATCTCGACCGCGAGTGGAGACGACAGTCCACACTCTATTGCTGCTCAATTTCTTTTCCCAGTATTGACTTCTACGGTATTACATGATATGCCACAACTAAAGAGCTTCTGCCCTAACTTGCTCACTTTGAACTGGCCATTCTTGAAGGAATTGCGAGTGACCCATTGTGAAAAAATGAATATGTTGTCCTTTCCGGCTCGGAAG AACCACCATGAACAGCCCGAGCAACTCTGTTCCCCTGTTTCTGCTACTGCTTCGCTGCTCCTCTGTTCACTGCTGCTCGGCGTTGCTGTTGCGGCCTCTCGTTGCAACCGCAGCTCTGCCATCTTGCCTCGACACCAGCAGTCGTCACACTGCATCACTAGATCACCGAACAACCCTGCAGCCACCGTGAACAAACCGAGGAAGTCTGGAGCACCAAATCCCCTGTTCtgtctgctgctgctgctgcttctgttTGTAGCTCACAGCCGCTGCTCCGGCCACCCTCAGCCGCCACCACTATCTCCTTCGACTTCCCTCAGACCTCCACCAGCCGTCCCCGTCGTCAACTCAGCCGTTCGCCGCCTGGAACAGTGGGAAAACAGCCACCACAGTCCTGCTTGCCCTACCCTGTTTTGGTCTCGGGGTATGCCCTGTTCTGTTCTGGTTGTGACTACCCGAGCACCCTCCGGCCACCGTgaaccaccaccgaccacctcaAACTGTCTCAAACTTTCCCCAAGCCCTCCGTCACACACCACCAGCCGTAGGTCACCAGAAGAGCCGCCTCAGCCACCGTCCGAAGTGCCTAGCTCGTTGCCCTGTTTCTCGGGTGTGCCCTGTTTTATGGGCCAGCTAGCTGGGCCATGGCCTGTTTTGACCTGGGCCGCGCCTGGATCGTGtccggccaagttggccgagagccTGGACCATGTGCCAGGCCATGGCCGAGATTCTGGGCTGAGTGggccggccaagttggccgagggCCTGGGCCATGTGCCGGCTCTGTGGGCCAATTTGGCCGAGAATTTTGGCCTATGGGCCGAGAGGGTTGGGTCAATTGCTCGAGGTGTGTCCCAAGTTTGTGCTTga